The genomic segment TTGCGGTAATGCGCGATTGCGCGCGCATAGCGTGCGGATAAACGGCTGTCCTTTTCGGCATAGCGCAGCAATGCGGATTCAGGTTTCAAATAGCCAAGCAATTTTGCCTTCATCCGGTCATGCAAATCATAGAAATGCGCGCTGGCTTTATTGTTGCTGTAGGGCGATTGCTCTACATGATAACGCACGGCGTCAATACGATCCTGCGTCAAAGGGTGGGTTCGCGTGTATTGAGCTTGTCGATCAACTGATAAACCTTCCTGCGAAGAAAGTTTGCCAAGAAATTCACTTAAGCCCTTGGATGTAAGCTTTGCGCCATCAAGAAAACGCATGCCCGCAGCATCTGCTGAGGATTCCTGCGCGCGGCTGAATGACAATATCGAACGCTGGGCGATCGATTGTCCGCCGGTAATCACCGCTGCGCCTGCGCCGGGATCACCGCTTAGTACAGCAGCAGCCGTGCCAAGCACCATGCTAAGAATTGCTTCAGCAGAAGCATCTTTCATCGCAGAATTACCGCGCACCAAGTGCCCACCGGAAATATGGCCGGTTTCGTGGGCAATAATACCGATAAGCTGCTCGGGATTATCGGTTGCCTGCAACAACCCTGTATGGAAGAAAATATTTTGCCCGCCAGCGACGAATGCATTCAGCGTGGGGTCATTGATAATAATCACGTGCACGCTGTCAGGGTCGATACCTGCGGCCTGCCAGATTGGTGTACCGTATTCTTTCAGTGTGTTTTCAATTTCGACGTCGCGGATGACGCTGAAGTTAGGCTTCTCGGCATAGACAGGCGCAGCAAAACCCACTGCCGCGATAAGCAAAAAAAATATAGAAACAAAACGCTGCATGCACTTCGCAAAAAAAGAATGAGGTGTACCCCGTTCTTTCATACCTTGTCTGAACATTTTGTTAAAAATGCGCCAAACTAAGGACATTCCAGTTTACGAAGCACCCGTTAGACGTTGCCACCAGCCGGTTTTCTTGACTTCGGGCTGCGCATTGGTGTTTTCAGCCTGTTGGGGCTTATTCTCGCGCGCAGGTTCACGGGGTGTTGTGTCGAGTTCAAACACGCTTACTGGAACATGTGGCTGCTGTTGTTGGGCGCCGCGATTGTTGGGGTTGTAATTACCCTGATTTTCGCTGGTTCGATTTTCGAAACGACGGCCTTCGTTATTGCGCTGCTGGTTATGGTTATCACGGAAATCACGATTGCCATCGCGCGGTTGGCCGTCACGACTGCGCCCATCACGATTACGGTCACGGTGGCGGTTATCGCGGTTACGATTACGGTCACGGTTGCCATCGCGGCGGTGATGACCATCGCGGTTACCGCCTTCACGCTGTTGACGGAATTCCTGCCCGCCCTCACCTTCAACGCCAATTACTGGCGGTGCGACGTTCCCGTTTATCTCGCCTGTACCGTCGCCATCTTCAGCGAATTGCGGTTGCTGCGGATTAAAGTTATCGCGGTTTCTGTTGTCACCATCACGGAAACGGTTACGACGGTTGCGACCACCACGACGACCACGTCTGCGGCCTGAACGACGTTCTTCGCTAGTTCCTGCTGCGCCGCCGTTTTCGAATGAACTGCCATTATCATTTGGCTGAGCTTCGGCAAAACGGTCAAAACCTTCACGCGCAGCTATTCCATCGCCATCGGCTGGTAAAAAGTCTGATTCCATCGAGCCAAGATTTTCCTGCGCATCGCCATCAAGCCCCATATCGCGGTCCATATCGGCGAACATCTGCTTTTCATTCATCATTTGATTGATTGGCAATTGCTCGTTCTGCTTCTTGGTGCGGATACGTTCGATGGGGAATTCGGGCGGAATGACATCTTCGCGCGGACGAATGTTAATGGTGAAGTTATAGCGTTTTTCAATGCTCGCCATCGCTTCACGTTTGTTGTTCATGATGTAGAGCGACACATTCGATGGCATGGAAATGATGATTTCCGCAGCGGTTTGGCGGATACCCTCTTCTTCCATGGCATGTAATGCAAGCAAGGCCGAAGATTCAACAAGACGG from the Alphaproteobacteria bacterium genome contains:
- a CDS encoding M48 family metalloprotease, which encodes MQRFVSIFFLLIAAVGFAAPVYAEKPNFSVIRDVEIENTLKEYGTPIWQAAGIDPDSVHVIIINDPTLNAFVAGGQNIFFHTGLLQATDNPEQLIGIIAHETGHISGGHLVRGNSAMKDASAEAILSMVLGTAAAVLSGDPGAGAAVITGGQSIAQRSILSFSRAQESSADAAGMRFLDGAKLTSKGLSEFLGKLSSQEGLSVDRQAQYTRTHPLTQDRIDAVRYHVEQSPYSNNKASAHFYDLHDRMKAKLLGYLKPESALLRYAEKDSRLSARYARAIAHYRKGDVDKAEKGMTELIKTEPNNPYFYELMGQILFENSRVDEAITYYKRAVDLKPDAGLIEASYGHALLEAQNTRTVDEAIERLNQSLKTEPRESSTWRYLATAWGRKNDEGMVAYCLAEEAVSKGDIGSAHKWAERALKLLPKRSTYVIRAQDIKQTRNDDDE